From Ignavibacterium sp.:
AGAATTAAGATTTTCTGGTATATTTGTTTCAATCGGTACTGCAAACAATCGTATAATTTTTAATGGATCTGATTCTATTGCTGACATTATTTTTGATAAGATTGATTCTCTTAAAATAACTAATTGTAGTTTTATCAATTCTGTTTTAAATATACATTCAAGCAGAAATAGAATACATTTTTTGGAAATCACAGATAATAATTTTCACTATACTATAGATGTTATTAGACCCTTAATTTTTTTAGATATCGATAAAGATTTAAATGATGTTGATGCACTAATTTCAAATAATAATTTTAATAATTTTTCAAATGTTGGCATAAATGCTGTCGGAGTGAGAAACCTGACAATAGATAGTTGTAATTTTGTATCGGATGCGATAAATGGTATTGCTGTAAAAATCAATGAAATAAAAAATTTAAATATCAGGAACTCATACTTTAATACTTTAAAAGGAATCTATATTATTAAGAATTCAGATGAAGCTTTAACTGTCAATCGAGATCAAAATATTACAATAAAAAACTGTAATTTTTTATGTCCAATAACTGAATTACCGGTTTATTCTGTATCATTTGCAACGGCTAATAATGATTTATCGATTTCTTCCCTTAAAATAGAAAATTGTTCATTCACGGGTTATAATGAATGCGTTTACCTTCTGAATCTTAATAATCTTAATCCGCTAATCCGCAATAATTCATTTTTTGACTTTAAATCATTTGGTATAAATGCTGCTAATGGGAATGGAATCAGAATAATCAATAACCAGTTCAACTCTTCTTCACAAATTTCATCTCTGCAAAAAACAGGAATTTTCTTATCACAGATTTCATATCCTCATATTATATCAAATAATCTATCACTTCAGCAGCAGAATATTCCCGGCGCCGGAATCTCTCTTATTTCTTGCAATGGAGAAATAAGAGGAAATAGTATTTCTGGGTTTAAATATGGAATTGAGCTTGGGAGTTCTTCACCAAATATTGGTGCAAATGTATTAACTTCAAATACAGAAAATGGAATTTATGTGGGAGCTTATTCGAACCCTAATCTTTCATATACTATAATCAATGATGATGTTTATCCTGTTTCCGGTTATAATACAATCAGAGAAAACGGACTTTGTAATTTTTTCCCAAGTTACAGTGAAATATATTTATCCAATTCAAATATTCAGCTTAAAGGCGGCTGCAATACAATCGCTGATGACAGAGAGGACCCTGCTTTGCATTGCAATTATCTTTACCTGATTGATGGTGATCATATTGAAGAAACAATCTATGCAGCAGAAAATTATTGGGGTGAAATAAACAACCATAATCCGGAAGGAAGATTTGGGGAAAATATTACCGTTGAATACGAAGGATATCTTAACGAACCCTGCAATTATTCTTCAGGTTCAGAAATTCTTTTGCTTACAGATCAAAATGGTGAAGTGTTTGATACTGTTTATTCAAGTATGAATAACATTTCTCAATTGTCGGACATAGAAACTAGATATGCAATGGCAAATAGTTATTTCTATGCAAAGTCATTTACGCAGGCAAAGAATAAATATGAAAACATTATTGAACTATACGGAACACTTAGAAACAGTCTTAAAGCATATTTACGTTTGTATGAAATTGCAACAATAACAAACTCAGCCCCAGATGAATTTAATCAGCTTCATCAGTTTTATCTACTGAAATCATCTATTCAAACAGATAGTATAATGATAGGTGTGTTAAAACATTTATCAAGTTTATGTTTTGTGTGGTCAAAGAATTATGAAGAAGCATTGGCAAGGTTTGAAAGCGATATTCAAAATGCGTCAAATAATGATATTGCTCTATACAGAATGATTGACATACTAACAACATCATTGTTAATTGAACCCGATACTTTGGTTGGTAAAAGAGCAGCGGGATATTTAACCACTTCTACAAACTCTTCTTATTCAGAAATAATATCAGAATTGTTAAGTACAAGAGGAAAATCGATAGAAAATGAAAGAATCAAAATTATCCCGAAGGAATTCAGTTTGTATCAGAACTACCCTAACCCATTCAACCCAAGCACAACAATAAGTTTCGATTTACCCAAATCAACTCAGGTAACATTAACTATTTACGACATACTTGGCAGAAATATCAAAACTATTGTTGATGAACCAAAAGAAGCGGGAAGCTATTCTATAAATGTTTATTTAGGTGATCTGTCAAGTGGAGTTTACTTCTATCATCTTAAAACGGAAGACTTTAATGCTACCAGGAAGATGGTGTTGCTGAGATAATTCCTAAATATTTGATTAGAGGTTGCTGTAATAATATTTTTAATTGTTCTAATAATTTAGATTATGAAATTAACCGAAGTGGATAATCTATTAACAGCAACCTCTAAAAAAATATATGAAGACTGCTAAAATCAAAAACTCAAATCGTCAAATACCAATAAGAAAAATTGTTTGTGTCGGTCGAAATTATGTCGAACATATTCACGAACTTGGAAATGAAATTCCTGAAAAACCGGTTGTATTTCTTAAGCCAGCAAGTGCAGTGATTTATTCGGGTGAAACGATTCTCTATCCGGCATTTTCAAACGATATGCATCACGAAGTTGAACTGGTTCTTCTTATTGGCAAAACAATAAAAAATGCAGATCATCAAACTTCTGAGGATGCAATTCTTGCTTATGGTGTAGGACTGGATATGACTTTACGCGATGTTCAATCCGAACTTAAGAAAAAAGGTCATCCCTGGACTATTGCAAAATGCTTTGATACTTCTGCAGTTATTTCTGATTTCATTTTTAAATCAGAATATCAACTTTCACTTAATGAAGAAATTTATCTTAAAGTTAATGGTGAATACAAACAGAAAGATCCACTTGCTAAAATGATGTTTAAACCTGCAGAACTTGTTGAATATGTTTCTTCACTTATGACTCTTGAAGAAGGCGATTTGATTTTTACCGGAACACCAAAAGGAGTTGGTAAAGTGAATAAAGGCGATAAACTTGAAGCAGGAATTGAAGGGCTTGTAACTTTGAGTTGTAGTGTTTCCTGATTTTTATTTGTTTAGTTCCGAAAGAGATTTTCTGATTAAATCTTCAAGTGAAAGTTTAGGATTTTCATTAAGTAATTCTCTTACAATTTTTTCTGCTACCTTCTGGTTATATCCTAAAGTTGATAAGGCAAGCACGGCTTCCTGCTTAATAGTATAATCAAAACCTTTTGTAACTGCAGTTTCGATAAATCCAACTTTACTTTTAAGTTCCAACACAACTCTTTCAGCAGTTTTTCTTCCGACGCCGGGCACAGAAACTAATCTGGAAACATTCTCTGTCTGAATTGCATTCTGAAGTTCATCGACAGAAATTCCGGATAAAATACTTAGTGCTACTTTAGGTCCAATTCCACTGATTGAAATAAGAAGCTCGAACATTTCTTTTTCAACTTCGGTGTAAAATCCATAAAGAGATAGAGCATCTTCGCGGACATGAGTGTGAATGAAAAGTGAAATTTCATTTTGGTCAGAAATTTTTTCGAAGGTGCTGATTGAAATGTTTACAAGATAACCTACACCATTTACATCCAGAATTATCTGAGTTGGTTTTGCAGAAATTATTTTTCCTCTTAGATATCCTATCACGATTAAATTCCTTTAGCTGATTACTCTTTCGGGAAAAGCTTCTATAAAAGTTTTCCAATCATTCTTAACAGACTTTGTACGCTTAAGGCGAAATGCATGACAAATAGCTATTGCTAATGCATCACTTTCATCAGACTTCATCTTTGCTTCGGATAAGCCAAGAATATTTTTAATCATATAATTCACTTGTTGTTTTGAAGCTGCGCCTTTTCCTACAACTGATTTTTTCACTTCTCTTGGCGAATACTCGCTTACACTAATCCCGTTATGAACAGCTGCAAGAATTGATACTCCTCTTGCATAACCTATTTTCATCGCTGACTGAACATTCTTTCCATAGAATGCTGTTTCGATTGCAAACTCATCCGGCTTATAAAGTTTTAATAATTTATACAGCTCATCATAAATAATTTCAAGTCTTTTGTGAATTGATTTTGAGGATGGTAATCTGATAATTCCGCTGTCAATTCTTTTCAATGAACCGCCGGAGAATTTTATTATCCCGTAACCTGTAATATTTGTTCCGGGATCGATTCCAATGATTGTCATAATTTTATAAATAAAAATCTGGTGAAATTTAAACTGTTAAGTAAAAATCCCACCAGAAAAATTAAAATTTATTTTATTGATGCTTCATCAATATCAGCATTTGAATAAACATTCTGCACATCATCACAATCTTCAAGAGCTTCTATTAGTTTCATTACTTTTTCAGCATCTTCACCTTTTACTTCAATTGTGTTTTTTGCAATCCACTGAAGAGATGCATTATCAACCTTAAGATTATTTTCCTGCAGAGCTTTTCTTACAGGTTCAAAATTTTCGATAGATGTTGTGATTTCGTAAAATTCTTCTTCAGTCTGCAGATCATCTGCGCCGGCATCGAGAACAATTGCAAGAATATCATCTTCAGATTTATCCTGTTTCGGAATAGTAATAACACCTTTTCTTTCAAACATCCATGCAACAGAGCCGGTTTCACCGAGTGAGCCGCCGTGCTTACTGAATATGTGTCGAACTTCGGCAACGGTTCTGTTCTTATTATCTGTTGCCACTTCAACGAGCATCGCAACTCCAGCGGGACCATAGCCTTCATAAGTTAACTCGTGATATGTAACTCCTTCAAGCTCACCGGTAGCTTTCTTTATTGCACGTTCAATATTTTCAGCAGGCATGTTTTCTGATTTAGCATTATCAATTGCAAGCCGAAGTCTTGGATTACCTGCCGGATCACCACCACCTTGTCTTGCAGCAATTGTAATTTCTTTAATAAGCTTCGTAAAAATTTTTCCTTTTTTAGCATCGAGTGCGGCTTTTTTTCTTTTAATTGTAGCCCATTTTGAATGACCTGACATCGAATTATCTCCTGTTTAATTTCTTATTCGTGTAATCTGATATCTCTTAATTTTAATTGTGGATAAACCTTTTCGTCTTTAATAACCTTATCCAGAATATAGACAATATCGAACTTTGAACGCTGATTTTTCAAAAGCAAATCTAAATATTCGCCAAGGTTAAAACCAATGCTATCAAATACTTTAAGAGCCGAATTCTGTTTGAATGATGCAACAAGATGATTGTTGCCAACTAGCTTTGGCCATCCGGAAAGCTCAACTCCTTCACTTAAAAATACTGGTCGCATATTTTCCGGACCAAATGGAGAAAACTGATCTAAAACACGCATAAATTTTGGAGTAATCTCAGAAAATTTAATTGTTGAGTCAATCAGAATTTCCGGATATAAATCTTCTTCGGTTATTGTGGATTTAACAATCTCATTAAATCTGGCTTTAAATTCTTCAAGCTTATCAATTTCAACTGCAAGTCCTGCTGCTGCCTGATGACCTCCAAAGTGAAGAAGAATATCTTCACATTTCTGTAGTGCTTCATAAATATTAAAATTACTTATGCTTCGTGCAGAACCTTTTGCTACTCCGTCAATAGTCGTAAGCATAATTGTTGGACGATAATACTTTTCAACTAATCTCGAAGCAACAATACCTATTACTCCCGGATGCCATTCTTCCTGGTGAAGAATAATTGCAAGTTCATTTTTGAGGTCAATGCAATTTTCAACAAGTTGATTAGCATCATCAAAAGTATCAACATCAATTTTTCTTCTTTCATAATTTTCGCTTTCAAGAACTTTTGCAAGTTCGTGTGCTTCATCAGGATTGTTTGTAATAAGCAGTTGAACGGCTCGTCGTGCATCACCTAATCTTCCCACAGCATTTATTCTTGGTGCAATTGTAAAGACAACCTGGCCTGAAGTTAAAGTTCCTGGTTGAAGTCCGGCACTTTTAATCAGAGCTTCAATACCTGCACGAGGACTTTGATTTATTTTGTCAAGACCAGTTTTAACAAGAATCCTGTTTTCATCAGTAAGAGGGACAATATCTGCTGCACCGGCAAGTGCAACTAAATCGAGATATTCCAATGGTAATTCACGCTTGCCAATTTTTTCTGAAACACCTTGCGCTAATTTGAATGCTACTCCCGCTCCTGAAAGATATTTAAATGGATAATTACATTCGGGAATCAGAGGGTCAAGTACAGCAAGCGCTTTTGGAATTTCATCTTTTGGTTGATGATGATCGCAAATAATCACATCAAGCTCAAGAGATTTGGCATAATCGGTTTCTTCAACAGCAGTAATTCCGCAATCTACTGTAATTACAAGTGATGCATCTTTGGATTTAATGAAATCAATTCCTTCTTTGGAAAGTCCGTATCCTTCTTCAAGTCTTTTGGGAATATAAAAATCAACATTAGCATCAAGCTCTTTCAGAAAGAGATATAACAACGAAGTTGCACAGGTTCCATCAACATCATAATCACCGTAAATGAATATTAACTGATTTTCAGTAATTGCCTGAATTACACGGCGGGTTGCGACATCCATTCCTCTCATTAAAAACGGATCGTGCAGGTATTCTAAAGAAGGACGGAAAAACTTTTTTGCCTGATAGAATGTTTTGATATTACGCTGAACAAGAAGTTTTGCAAGAACTTCAGAAATGTTCAGTGATTCAGAAAGAGTTTTGATTGTAAATGAGTCTTCAACTTCTCTAATTTTCCAACGCTTGTTGATCATAAAATAGTTATTTAAGATTTTGAAAGAACAAATCTGATAGCTGCAAACCTGTAAGCCGAATTCTGTATCCCATCAAACCGTCAAATGACGAGAGGGATGGCAATTATTTATCTTGACCAGACATTACTGTCAGGTTCCAGCGGTCTACCCAAAGATCGCGATCACAAAGTGATCATTTGAGCGAACAACTCTATTTCTCCGAAGAGAAACGACCTTTATACTTGACCTTGCTTCGGGTGTGGTTTGCCGTGTTCCGCAAATGCGGAATCCCTTATCGGGACCTCCAACATTACTGTTGGAGCGGTGAGCTCTTACCTCGCCTTTTCACCCTTACCCCGACAGAAGTCGAGGCGGTATTTTTTCTGTGGCACTATCAGTTATCCCTTTTGGGATACCCGGATGTTATCCGGCACCCTGTTCTATGAAGTTCGGACTTTCCTCCCCGAACTAATCGGGGCAATTGCCCGGTTTGTCTATCAGATTATTCTTTAAAATGACCAATCGCTTTACGATCAGTCTGCCAATTACTTTTTAATTAAATGAATTTATTTCTGTGTCTGAAATAATTCTAATGAGAATATAAATATTTGTCTGACTTAAATCAGCAGACAGTTTCAGACACTTAAACAGATTTTTCTACTTCTTCAGCAATTTCCTGCGAAACCAGGATTCTACCACAATATTCACAGGTAAATATCTTATCATTTCTTCGTATCTCAAGCTGTCGCTGAGACGGAATTATATTGTGACATCCTGAACAAGCAGATCTTTTAATTGTTACTACGGCTTTTCCTTTTTTCGCTTTTCTTATTCTTGTATAAACGGAAAGGTCAGGTTTTTTTACCAATGCTTCAACTTTCTTCCGTTCTTCAAGTAGTTTATTCTCTTCTTTTTCGTTTGCTTTAATAATTTCTTTTAGGTCAGCTTCTTTTTCTTTCAATTCTTTTTCCAGTTCTTCGACCTTTGGAATTATTTCTTCTATTTCAGCGCTCAAAGTTTTACTCTTATCAGCAAGAGCGTCATTTTCAGCTTCGAGTCTTTTTATTGTTTCCTCGGTATGATCAATTTCTTTTGTAAGAGCATCGTATTCTTTATTGTTTCTTACCTGATAAAGCTGAGCTTTAAATTTCTTCTGGCTTTCTTTCAGCTTTTCAATTTCTTCTTCGTTAAGTTGTCTTCTTTCTAGTGACTCTTCCTTCTCCTTTTCTTTCTTTTTTATTTCTTCACGAAGTTCATTTATCTGAGCTTTAAGTGTGTTTACTGTATTGGGAAGATCACCGCGAAGCTCTTCGAGTTCATCAAGTTGATCATCAATAAGTTGTAGTTGATACAGAATTTTTAATCGCGTTTGCAATTTTTATTTCTCCTTAGTTATTAAAAAAACTTATCGGGTTTGTAGTGCCCTTATACTTATAAATTTCTATTCCGGAACTTTTAATAAATTGTTCCAGTCTTCTTTCGATTTCATCCAGAATAAAAATTTCTGTTTCGTAATGTCCGGCATCAATTAGCAGTAATTTTTTTTCAGCATCCTGAAATGTGTGATATTTTATATCTGCAGTGATAAATGCATCTGCATTATTATGAATTGCAGTCGCTAACAAATCACTTCCTGAACCACCGCAAACAGCTACTGCTTTAATTTTTTTATTCTTGCCGTTTGTATATCTGAAATTTTTTATTCCAAGTTTTTTGGATACATAGTTAAGAAAATCTTTTGTTGATAATTCCTCAGTAAGTTCGCCAAATGCACCCATTCCATAATTAACATTTTCATTCTTTAATGGATAAACATCATAAGCCACTTCTTCGTAAGGATGAGCATTTTTCATCGCAGTAATAACATTCGGTAAATCAAAATTATTTACTAGAATTTCTAACCTTACTTCATCAACAAACTCAAGTTTACCCTTTTCACCAATTGATGGATTTGATTTATCAGAGCCACGAAAAGTTCCTTTGCCAATTAGTCTGAAGCTGCAATTTGTATATTCTCCAATAATTCCACCACCACTATTATGAATGGCTTCAGCAACTTTTTCAGTAA
This genomic window contains:
- a CDS encoding TIGR03790 family protein, with the protein product MKHIILSYFFFLLCYHNIADGQTNANIPGPENVLVVYNRNVALSDSIMHYYVNARGIPYPTNVVELDLPRKPISVGDWSDPHIVKLGFDDQNIVDSTWAKWDSTHCVDTAKFHAWQYFIEEVANPIRTHLVNNNLTETIRYIVMCQGVPYKIQAVGDWSVPGNISIDGLLAMLNTPNYDDFVEAIFNAYTTQCYASCDPSAPDCYSIPFISNPYFNQDPDYQMNARFLPDHYTGTWNGWNYKLSYLVSRLDGLSYEIITDIIDKSVNADKSGEKTWILDGGGPGSGDITEAYNKLNYLGFSTKYNNNITEWITTSLDSVIGYTSAGVHQGMPITYIQDTLDFNYANGAIFNTYESYNGWSIGTIRPRVQGLMTEFLLMGGTGGAGHVWEPFTTGVIKDNIYFPYYAIGYNQIDAAYQGMSMLAWRNVIVGDPLTRIYNYETITVTSDTTITGGDFVGRIIVPEGKTLTIAGGLAFNLKRNSNIIVNGSLIIESNNTLILSGYSKINLTANGFLYVGDNAALVLNGNSLVNSKGEIAVGFNSSLSFFNNSKFISEGVLNILAGTEIIKKYNSELRFSGIFVSIGTANNRIIFNGSDSIADIIFDKIDSLKITNCSFINSVLNIHSSRNRIHFLEITDNNFHYTIDVIRPLIFLDIDKDLNDVDALISNNNFNNFSNVGINAVGVRNLTIDSCNFVSDAINGIAVKINEIKNLNIRNSYFNTLKGIYIIKNSDEALTVNRDQNITIKNCNFLCPITELPVYSVSFATANNDLSISSLKIENCSFTGYNECVYLLNLNNLNPLIRNNSFFDFKSFGINAANGNGIRIINNQFNSSSQISSLQKTGIFLSQISYPHIISNNLSLQQQNIPGAGISLISCNGEIRGNSISGFKYGIELGSSSPNIGANVLTSNTENGIYVGAYSNPNLSYTIINDDVYPVSGYNTIRENGLCNFFPSYSEIYLSNSNIQLKGGCNTIADDREDPALHCNYLYLIDGDHIEETIYAAENYWGEINNHNPEGRFGENITVEYEGYLNEPCNYSSGSEILLLTDQNGEVFDTVYSSMNNISQLSDIETRYAMANSYFYAKSFTQAKNKYENIIELYGTLRNSLKAYLRLYEIATITNSAPDEFNQLHQFYLLKSSIQTDSIMIGVLKHLSSLCFVWSKNYEEALARFESDIQNASNNDIALYRMIDILTTSLLIEPDTLVGKRAAGYLTTSTNSSYSEIISELLSTRGKSIENERIKIIPKEFSLYQNYPNPFNPSTTISFDLPKSTQVTLTIYDILGRNIKTIVDEPKEAGSYSINVYLGDLSSGVYFYHLKTEDFNATRKMVLLR
- a CDS encoding Nif3-like dinuclear metal center hexameric protein — encoded protein: MTIENITKYIETWAPKGIAWERDNVGLQVGSSQQKIKNILLCLDVNEDVVEDAIKKKCNLIISHHPLIFYPIKKITAGEKTSDIINKLIKNDIAVYSSHTNLDFTKDGVSFQLAKKLGLNSIRFLKNISENLSKLVVFVPVGFTEKVAEAIHNSGGGIIGEYTNCSFRLIGKGTFRGSDKSNPSIGEKGKLEFVDEVRLEILVNNFDLPNVITAMKNAHPYEEVAYDVYPLKNENVNYGMGAFGELTEELSTKDFLNYVSKKLGIKNFRYTNGKNKKIKAVAVCGGSGSDLLATAIHNNADAFITADIKYHTFQDAEKKLLLIDAGHYETEIFILDEIERRLEQFIKSSGIEIYKYKGTTNPISFFNN
- a CDS encoding fumarylacetoacetate hydrolase family protein encodes the protein MKTAKIKNSNRQIPIRKIVCVGRNYVEHIHELGNEIPEKPVVFLKPASAVIYSGETILYPAFSNDMHHEVELVLLIGKTIKNADHQTSEDAILAYGVGLDMTLRDVQSELKKKGHPWTIAKCFDTSAVISDFIFKSEYQLSLNEEIYLKVNGEYKQKDPLAKMMFKPAELVEYVSSLMTLEEGDLIFTGTPKGVGKVNKGDKLEAGIEGLVTLSCSVS
- a CDS encoding YebC/PmpR family DNA-binding transcriptional regulator — encoded protein: MSGHSKWATIKRKKAALDAKKGKIFTKLIKEITIAARQGGGDPAGNPRLRLAIDNAKSENMPAENIERAIKKATGELEGVTYHELTYEGYGPAGVAMLVEVATDNKNRTVAEVRHIFSKHGGSLGETGSVAWMFERKGVITIPKQDKSEDDILAIVLDAGADDLQTEEEFYEITTSIENFEPVRKALQENNLKVDNASLQWIAKNTIEVKGEDAEKVMKLIEALEDCDDVQNVYSNADIDEASIK
- the ruvC gene encoding crossover junction endodeoxyribonuclease RuvC; amino-acid sequence: MTIIGIDPGTNITGYGIIKFSGGSLKRIDSGIIRLPSSKSIHKRLEIIYDELYKLLKLYKPDEFAIETAFYGKNVQSAMKIGYARGVSILAAVHNGISVSEYSPREVKKSVVGKGAASKQQVNYMIKNILGLSEAKMKSDESDALAIAICHAFRLKRTKSVKNDWKTFIEAFPERVIS
- the ruvA gene encoding Holliday junction branch migration protein RuvA produces the protein MIGYLRGKIISAKPTQIILDVNGVGYLVNISISTFEKISDQNEISLFIHTHVREDALSLYGFYTEVEKEMFELLISISGIGPKVALSILSGISVDELQNAIQTENVSRLVSVPGVGRKTAERVVLELKSKVGFIETAVTKGFDYTIKQEAVLALSTLGYNQKVAEKIVRELLNENPKLSLEDLIRKSLSELNK
- the recJ gene encoding single-stranded-DNA-specific exonuclease RecJ, which encodes MINKRWKIREVEDSFTIKTLSESLNISEVLAKLLVQRNIKTFYQAKKFFRPSLEYLHDPFLMRGMDVATRRVIQAITENQLIFIYGDYDVDGTCATSLLYLFLKELDANVDFYIPKRLEEGYGLSKEGIDFIKSKDASLVITVDCGITAVEETDYAKSLELDVIICDHHQPKDEIPKALAVLDPLIPECNYPFKYLSGAGVAFKLAQGVSEKIGKRELPLEYLDLVALAGAADIVPLTDENRILVKTGLDKINQSPRAGIEALIKSAGLQPGTLTSGQVVFTIAPRINAVGRLGDARRAVQLLITNNPDEAHELAKVLESENYERRKIDVDTFDDANQLVENCIDLKNELAIILHQEEWHPGVIGIVASRLVEKYYRPTIMLTTIDGVAKGSARSISNFNIYEALQKCEDILLHFGGHQAAAGLAVEIDKLEEFKARFNEIVKSTITEEDLYPEILIDSTIKFSEITPKFMRVLDQFSPFGPENMRPVFLSEGVELSGWPKLVGNNHLVASFKQNSALKVFDSIGFNLGEYLDLLLKNQRSKFDIVYILDKVIKDEKVYPQLKLRDIRLHE
- a CDS encoding C4-type zinc ribbon domain-containing protein codes for the protein MQTRLKILYQLQLIDDQLDELEELRGDLPNTVNTLKAQINELREEIKKKEKEKEESLERRQLNEEEIEKLKESQKKFKAQLYQVRNNKEYDALTKEIDHTEETIKRLEAENDALADKSKTLSAEIEEIIPKVEELEKELKEKEADLKEIIKANEKEENKLLEERKKVEALVKKPDLSVYTRIRKAKKGKAVVTIKRSACSGCHNIIPSQRQLEIRRNDKIFTCEYCGRILVSQEIAEEVEKSV